A DNA window from Streptomyces parvus contains the following coding sequences:
- a CDS encoding uridine kinase, with protein sequence MLDTNRRPEGSPARANAAHFCSVSSQPIPTRVVLLAGPSGSGKSVLAARTGLPVLRLDDFYKEYDDPTLPRVPGSTDIDWDSAGSWDADAAVAAIAGLCRTGRTDVPVYDIATSSRTGHETFHIERSPLFVAEGIFAADIVERCQELGLLADALCLRGRPSTTFRRRLVRDLREGRKSVPFLLRRGWRLMRAERRIVARQTALGAYPCGKEEALGRFAAAAAGRCRRASVGAPVPE encoded by the coding sequence ATGCTGGATACCAACAGGAGGCCCGAGGGGTCCCCTGCGCGGGCCAATGCCGCACACTTCTGTTCTGTGAGTTCCCAACCGATCCCGACCCGCGTCGTGCTGCTCGCGGGCCCCTCCGGCTCCGGCAAGTCCGTCCTCGCCGCCCGCACCGGCCTTCCGGTGCTGCGCCTCGACGACTTCTACAAGGAGTACGACGACCCGACGCTGCCCCGGGTCCCCGGCTCCACGGACATCGACTGGGACTCCGCCGGGTCCTGGGACGCGGACGCGGCGGTGGCCGCCATCGCCGGGCTGTGCCGGACCGGTCGTACGGACGTTCCTGTGTACGACATCGCCACCAGCTCGCGTACGGGCCACGAGACCTTCCACATCGAGCGGTCACCGCTGTTCGTGGCGGAGGGCATCTTCGCGGCGGACATCGTGGAGCGGTGCCAGGAGCTGGGCCTGCTCGCGGACGCGCTCTGCCTGCGCGGCCGCCCGTCCACGACGTTCCGCCGCCGGCTGGTACGGGACCTGCGCGAGGGCCGCAAGTCGGTGCCGTTCCTGCTGCGGCGCGGCTGGCGGCTGATGCGGGCCGAGCGGCGCATCGTGGCCCGGCAGACGGCGCTGGGGGCGTATCCGTGCGGCAAGGAGGAGGCGCTGGGGCGGTTCGCCGCGGCGGCGGCGGGGCGGTGCCGACGGGCGAGCGTGGGGGCGCCGGTCCCGGAGTAG
- a CDS encoding aldehyde dehydrogenase, whose translation MSDQNRLGVFKTYKLYVGGKFPRSESGRVYEVTDSKGQWLANAPKSSRKDARDAVVAARKAFGGWSGATAYNRGQVLYRVAEMLEGRKEQFVREVAASEGLSKSKAAASVDAAIDRWVWYAGWTDKIGQIAGGANPVAGPFFNLSTPEPTGVVAVLAPQESSFLGLVSVIAPVIATGNTAVVIASADAPLPALSLGEVLATSDVPGGVVNILSGVTAEIAAPLAAHQDVNAIDLTGADTALAKELEIAAADNLKRVLRPQPVDADGASDSTDWSASPGTHRLTAFLETKTVWHPTGALGAAGSSY comes from the coding sequence ATGTCTGATCAGAACCGTCTTGGCGTCTTCAAGACCTACAAGCTGTACGTCGGGGGCAAGTTCCCCCGCTCCGAGAGCGGCCGGGTGTACGAGGTGACGGACTCCAAGGGCCAGTGGCTCGCCAACGCGCCGAAGTCCTCCCGCAAGGACGCTCGCGATGCGGTCGTGGCCGCGCGCAAGGCGTTCGGCGGCTGGTCGGGCGCGACCGCGTACAACCGGGGCCAGGTCCTCTACCGCGTCGCGGAGATGCTGGAGGGCCGCAAGGAGCAGTTCGTCCGGGAGGTGGCCGCCTCCGAGGGGCTGTCGAAGTCCAAGGCGGCGGCCTCGGTGGACGCGGCGATCGACCGCTGGGTCTGGTACGCGGGCTGGACCGACAAGATCGGCCAGATCGCGGGTGGGGCCAACCCGGTCGCGGGCCCGTTCTTCAACCTCTCCACCCCCGAGCCGACGGGCGTCGTCGCGGTCCTCGCGCCGCAGGAGTCGTCGTTCCTCGGCCTGGTCTCGGTGATCGCCCCGGTGATCGCGACCGGCAACACGGCGGTCGTCATCGCCTCCGCCGACGCCCCGCTGCCCGCGCTGTCGCTGGGCGAGGTGCTGGCCACCTCGGACGTGCCCGGCGGTGTGGTCAACATCCTTTCGGGCGTCACGGCGGAGATCGCGGCCCCGCTCGCCGCCCACCAGGACGTCAACGCGATCGACCTGACCGGCGCGGACACCGCCCTGGCCAAGGAGCTGGAGATCGCGGCGGCGGACAACCTGAAGCGCGTCCTTCGCCCACAGCCCGTGGACGCCGACGGCGCGTCCGACTCCACGGACTGGTCGGCGTCCCCCGGCACGCACCGCCTGACGGCGTTCCTGGAGACCAAGACGGTCTGGCATCCGACGGGTGCGCTGGGAGCCGCGGGCTCCTCGTACTGA
- a CDS encoding aldehyde dehydrogenase family protein — MASAFEYAPAPESRSVVDIAPSYGLFIDGEFTEAADGKVFKTVSPSSEEVLSEIAQAGTADVDRAVKAARKAFEKWSALPGSERAKYLFRIARIIQERSRELAVLETLDNGKPIKETRDADLPLVAAHFFYYAGWADKLDHAGYGADPRPLGVAGQVIPWNFPLLMLAWKIAPALATGNTVVLKPAETTPLSALFFADICRQAGLPKGVVNILTGYGDAGEALVTHPDVDKVAFTGSTAVGKAIARSVAGTDKKVTLELGGKGANIVFDDAPIDQAVEGIVTGIFFNQGQVCCAGSRLLVQESVQDEVLDALKRRLSTLRLGDPLDKNTDIGAINSAEQLARITALVETGEAEGAERWSAPCELPSSGYWFAPTLFTNVTQAHTVARDEIFGPVLSVLSFRTPDEAVAKANNSQYGLSAGIWTEKGSRILAVANKLRAGVVWANTFNKFDPTSPFGGYKESGFGREGGRHGLEAYLDV, encoded by the coding sequence ATGGCATCCGCATTCGAGTACGCACCGGCGCCGGAGTCCCGTTCCGTCGTCGACATCGCCCCGTCGTACGGGCTGTTCATCGACGGCGAGTTCACCGAGGCCGCCGACGGCAAGGTCTTCAAGACCGTCTCGCCGAGCAGCGAGGAGGTCCTCTCCGAGATCGCGCAGGCGGGCACGGCGGACGTGGACCGGGCCGTGAAGGCGGCACGCAAGGCGTTCGAGAAGTGGTCGGCGCTGCCCGGCTCCGAACGCGCCAAGTACCTGTTCCGGATCGCCCGGATCATCCAGGAGCGCAGCCGCGAGCTGGCCGTCCTCGAAACCCTCGACAACGGCAAGCCGATCAAGGAGACCCGCGACGCGGACCTCCCGCTGGTCGCCGCGCACTTCTTCTACTACGCGGGCTGGGCGGACAAGCTGGACCACGCGGGCTACGGGGCCGACCCCCGACCGCTGGGCGTGGCCGGCCAGGTCATCCCGTGGAACTTCCCGCTGCTGATGCTCGCGTGGAAGATCGCCCCGGCGCTCGCCACGGGCAACACGGTGGTGCTGAAGCCCGCCGAGACGACCCCGCTGAGCGCGCTGTTCTTCGCGGACATCTGCCGCCAGGCGGGGCTGCCCAAGGGCGTCGTCAACATCCTCACCGGCTACGGGGACGCGGGCGAGGCGCTCGTCACGCATCCGGACGTCGACAAGGTCGCCTTCACCGGTTCGACCGCCGTCGGCAAGGCCATCGCGCGCTCCGTCGCGGGCACGGACAAGAAGGTCACCCTGGAGCTGGGCGGCAAGGGCGCGAACATCGTGTTCGACGACGCCCCGATCGACCAGGCCGTCGAGGGCATCGTCACCGGGATCTTCTTCAACCAGGGGCAGGTCTGCTGCGCGGGCTCCCGGCTGCTGGTCCAGGAGTCGGTCCAGGACGAGGTGCTGGACGCCCTGAAGCGCCGGCTCTCCACGCTGCGCCTGGGCGACCCGCTGGACAAGAACACCGACATCGGCGCGATCAACTCCGCCGAGCAGCTCGCCCGGATCACCGCCCTGGTCGAGACCGGCGAGGCGGAGGGCGCGGAGCGCTGGAGCGCCCCCTGCGAACTGCCCTCCTCCGGTTACTGGTTCGCCCCGACGCTCTTCACGAACGTCACCCAGGCGCACACGGTCGCCCGGGACGAGATCTTCGGCCCGGTGCTCTCCGTGCTCTCGTTCCGCACCCCGGACGAGGCGGTCGCCAAGGCCAACAACAGTCAGTACGGCCTCTCGGCCGGCATCTGGACGGAGAAGGGCTCCCGCATCCTCGCGGTCGCCAACAAGCTCCGCGCGGGCGTCGTCTGGGCCAACACGTTCAACAAGTTCGACCCGACGTCGCCGTTCGGCGGCTACAAGGAGTCGGGCTTCGGCCGCGAGGGCGGCCGCCACGGCCTGGAGGCGTACCTCGATGTCTGA
- the deoC gene encoding deoxyribose-phosphate aldolase, with translation MPTTAPAFSDATASDSALRRFLFGLPGVDAVGLEARAASLGTRSIKTTAKAYAIDLAISMIDLTTLEGADTPGKVRALAAKAVNPDPTDRTTPRTAAVCVYPDMAATAAAALAGSGVKVASVATAFPAGRAALDVKLADVRDAVAAGADEIDMVIDRGAFLSGRFLKVYEEILAVKAECGPARLKVIFETGELSTYDNIRRASWIGMLAGADFIKTSTGKVATNATPANTLLMLEAVRDFRAATGVQIGVKPAGGIRTTKDAVKFLVLVNETAGEDWLDPHWFRFGASSLLNDLLMQRQKLSTGRYSGPDYVTVD, from the coding sequence ATGCCCACCACTGCTCCCGCATTCTCCGACGCGACGGCGTCCGACAGTGCGCTGCGCCGCTTCCTGTTCGGGCTGCCCGGCGTCGACGCCGTCGGCCTCGAAGCGCGCGCCGCCTCCCTCGGAACCCGTTCGATCAAGACGACGGCCAAGGCGTACGCCATCGATCTCGCCATCTCGATGATCGACCTGACGACGCTGGAAGGCGCGGACACCCCGGGCAAGGTCCGGGCTCTCGCCGCCAAGGCCGTCAACCCCGATCCGACCGACCGCACGACCCCGCGCACCGCGGCCGTCTGCGTCTACCCCGACATGGCGGCCACCGCCGCCGCCGCGCTGGCAGGTTCCGGTGTGAAGGTGGCCTCCGTTGCGACCGCCTTCCCGGCGGGCCGTGCCGCGCTGGACGTCAAGCTCGCGGACGTCCGCGACGCCGTGGCGGCCGGGGCCGACGAGATCGACATGGTGATCGACCGGGGGGCGTTCCTCTCCGGCCGGTTCCTGAAGGTGTACGAGGAGATCCTCGCCGTGAAGGCGGAGTGCGGCCCCGCCCGCCTCAAGGTGATCTTCGAGACCGGCGAGCTGTCCACGTACGACAACATCCGCCGGGCCTCCTGGATCGGGATGCTCGCGGGCGCGGACTTCATCAAGACCTCGACCGGCAAGGTGGCCACCAACGCCACCCCCGCCAACACCCTCCTCATGCTGGAGGCGGTCCGGGACTTCCGGGCGGCCACCGGCGTGCAGATCGGTGTGAAGCCGGCCGGCGGTATCCGCACCACCAAGGACGCGGTGAAGTTCCTGGTCCTGGTGAACGAGACCGCTGGCGAGGACTGGCTGGACCCGCACTGGTTCCGGTTCGGCGCGTCCAGCCTGCTCAACGACCTGCTGATGCAGCGCCAGAAGCTCAGCACCGGCCGTTACTCCGGCCCCGATTACGTGACGGTGGACTGA
- a CDS encoding PH domain-containing protein: protein MTSPTPPAEPPHADRAYRSVAALVCGSLLLLLIAWMGGDAMVRGEGRTPWLAAAALLLVVPLVVAFTLRPAVFANDERIRVRNPFRTIQLPWTEVADVRASYSSELLAQDGTKYQLWAIPVSLRARKRAARSAARAAHDDPYGRTSVSADVRDAAGRTASADQTVRDLRDIAERAGDTPREGADRGSVRWAYEVIAPAVAGAVLLVVLGAVG from the coding sequence ATGACGAGCCCCACACCTCCCGCAGAGCCGCCCCACGCCGACCGGGCCTACCGTTCCGTGGCCGCGCTGGTCTGCGGGTCGCTGCTGCTCCTGCTGATCGCCTGGATGGGCGGGGACGCCATGGTCCGGGGCGAGGGGCGGACGCCGTGGCTCGCGGCGGCCGCGCTGCTCCTCGTGGTGCCGCTGGTCGTGGCGTTCACCCTGCGGCCCGCCGTCTTCGCGAACGACGAGCGCATCCGGGTCCGCAACCCGTTCCGGACGATCCAGCTCCCCTGGACCGAGGTCGCCGACGTACGGGCCTCGTACTCCTCCGAGCTGCTCGCCCAGGACGGCACGAAGTACCAGCTGTGGGCGATCCCCGTCTCCCTGCGCGCCCGCAAGCGCGCGGCGCGCAGTGCGGCCCGTGCGGCGCACGACGACCCCTACGGCCGTACGTCGGTCAGCGCCGACGTCCGCGACGCCGCCGGGCGTACGGCCTCGGCCGACCAGACCGTCCGCGATCTGCGGGACATCGCCGAGCGGGCCGGTGACACGCCCCGCGAGGGTGCGGACCGGGGCTCGGTGCGCTGGGCGTACGAGGTGATCGCCCCGGCCGTCGCGGGGGCCGTCCTGCTGGTGGTGCTGGGGGCCGTGGGCTGA
- a CDS encoding phospho-sugar mutase: MQHDLIAQARTWLAEDPDPETRGELAALIEAGDAQELAARFAGTLQFGTAGLRGELGAGPMRMNRSVVIRAAAGLAAYLKARGQEGGLVVIGYDARYKSADFARDTAAVMTGAGLRAAVLPRPLPTPVLAYAIRHLGAVAGVEVTASHNPPRDNGYKVYLGDGSQIVPPADGEIAAAIAAVGPLAGVVRPEDGWETLGEEVLGAYLARTDAVLAAGSPRTARTVYTAMHGVGTSVLTAAFERAGFPAPVLVAEQADPDPAFPTVAFPNPEEPGAMDLAFATARRAAPDLIIANDPDADRCAVAVPDTSVEGGWRMLRGDEVGALLAAHLVERGASGVFAESIVSSSLLGRIAGKAGLGYEETLTGFKWIARVDGLRYGYEEALGYCVDPEGVRDKDGITAALLVTELASVLKEQGRTLLDLLDDLALAHGLHATDQLSVRVEDLSVIADAMARLREQPPTALAGLAVTSAEDLSRGTDRLPPTDGLRYRLEGARVIVRPSGTEPKLKCYLEVVVPVADAAGLPAARARGTELLAGIKRDLATAAGI; this comes from the coding sequence GTGCAGCACGACCTCATCGCGCAGGCCAGAACCTGGCTGGCCGAGGACCCCGACCCCGAGACGCGCGGCGAGCTGGCCGCGCTGATCGAGGCCGGCGACGCCCAGGAGCTCGCCGCCCGCTTCGCGGGCACGCTCCAGTTCGGCACCGCCGGACTGCGCGGCGAACTCGGGGCCGGCCCCATGCGGATGAACCGGTCCGTGGTGATCCGGGCGGCGGCGGGCCTCGCCGCCTACCTGAAGGCCCGGGGGCAGGAGGGCGGGCTCGTCGTCATCGGCTACGACGCCCGCTACAAGTCGGCGGACTTCGCGCGCGACACCGCCGCCGTGATGACCGGCGCCGGACTCCGCGCCGCCGTGCTGCCCCGCCCGCTCCCCACCCCCGTCCTGGCGTACGCCATAAGGCATCTGGGCGCCGTCGCGGGCGTCGAGGTCACCGCCAGCCACAACCCGCCGCGCGACAACGGCTACAAGGTCTACCTCGGCGACGGCTCGCAGATCGTGCCCCCCGCCGACGGCGAGATCGCCGCCGCCATCGCCGCGGTCGGCCCGCTGGCGGGCGTCGTACGCCCCGAGGACGGCTGGGAGACGCTCGGCGAGGAGGTCCTGGGCGCGTACCTCGCCCGTACGGACGCGGTCCTGGCCGCCGGCAGCCCCCGCACCGCGCGCACGGTCTACACCGCGATGCACGGCGTCGGCACCTCCGTGCTGACCGCCGCGTTCGAGCGGGCCGGTTTCCCGGCCCCGGTGCTGGTGGCCGAACAGGCGGACCCCGACCCGGCGTTCCCCACCGTGGCCTTCCCCAACCCGGAAGAGCCCGGCGCGATGGATCTCGCGTTCGCCACCGCGCGCCGGGCGGCCCCGGACCTGATCATCGCCAACGACCCGGACGCGGACCGCTGCGCCGTCGCCGTGCCCGACACCTCCGTCGAGGGCGGCTGGCGGATGCTGCGCGGTGACGAGGTGGGCGCGCTGCTCGCCGCGCACCTGGTGGAGCGGGGCGCGAGCGGTGTGTTCGCGGAGTCGATCGTGTCGTCCTCGCTGCTCGGCCGGATCGCCGGGAAGGCGGGCCTCGGTTACGAGGAGACGCTGACGGGCTTCAAGTGGATCGCCCGGGTGGACGGCCTGCGGTACGGCTACGAGGAGGCGCTCGGCTACTGCGTCGACCCCGAGGGCGTCCGCGACAAGGACGGCATCACCGCCGCCCTTCTCGTCACCGAGCTGGCCTCCGTACTCAAGGAGCAGGGCCGGACGCTGCTGGACCTGCTGGACGATCTGGCGCTCGCCCACGGCCTGCACGCCACGGACCAGCTCTCGGTGCGGGTGGAGGACCTGTCGGTCATCGCGGACGCCATGGCCCGGCTTCGCGAGCAGCCCCCGACCGCCCTGGCCGGTCTCGCGGTCACCTCGGCCGAGGACCTGTCGCGGGGCACGGACAGGCTGCCGCCCACCGACGGGCTGCGCTACCGGCTGGAGGGGGCCCGGGTGATCGTCCGCCCGAGCGGCACCGAGCCGAAGCTGAAGTGCTACCTGGAGGTCGTCGTCCCGGTGGCGGACGCGGCCGGGCTGCCCGCCGCGCGGGCCCGGGGAACCGAACTGCTCGCCGGGATCAAGCGGGACCTGGCGACGGCCGCGGGTATCTGA
- a CDS encoding purine-nucleoside phosphorylase: MNASVIPDNIQGDPQAAAARAAARLRELTGAETHDVALVMGSGWAPAGEALGVPEAEFPVTELPGFPAPAVEGHGGTVRSYKIGEKRALVFLGRTHFYEGRGVAAVAHGVRTAVAAGCETVVLTNGCGGLREGMRPGQPVLISDHINLTAASPIIGANFVDLTDLYSPRLRALCKEIDDTLEEGVYVQFPGPHYETPAEINMVRVMGGDLVGMSTVLEAIAAREAGAEVLGLSLVTNLAAGLSGEPLNHEEVLQAGRDSATRMGALLARVLERI; the protein is encoded by the coding sequence GTGAACGCATCTGTTATTCCGGACAACATCCAGGGCGACCCGCAGGCGGCCGCCGCCAGGGCCGCCGCCCGCCTGCGCGAGCTGACCGGCGCCGAGACCCATGACGTCGCCCTGGTCATGGGCTCCGGCTGGGCGCCCGCGGGCGAGGCACTCGGCGTCCCGGAGGCCGAGTTCCCCGTGACCGAGCTGCCCGGCTTCCCGGCTCCCGCCGTCGAGGGCCACGGCGGCACGGTCCGCTCGTACAAGATCGGCGAGAAGCGCGCCCTGGTCTTCCTCGGCCGCACGCACTTCTACGAGGGCCGGGGCGTCGCCGCCGTCGCCCACGGGGTCCGTACGGCGGTGGCCGCGGGCTGCGAGACGGTCGTCCTGACGAACGGCTGCGGCGGTCTGCGCGAGGGCATGCGCCCGGGTCAGCCGGTCCTGATCAGCGACCACATCAACCTGACGGCCGCCTCCCCGATCATCGGCGCCAACTTCGTCGACCTGACCGACCTGTACTCCCCGCGGCTGCGCGCCCTGTGCAAGGAGATCGACGACACCCTCGAAGAGGGCGTGTACGTCCAGTTCCCCGGCCCGCACTACGAGACCCCGGCCGAGATCAACATGGTCCGGGTCATGGGCGGCGACCTGGTGGGCATGTCCACGGTCCTGGAGGCCATCGCGGCCCGCGAGGCGGGCGCCGAGGTGCTCGGCCTCTCCCTGGTCACCAACCTGGCGGCGGGCCTGTCCGGAGAACCCCTCAACCACGAGGAGGTCCTCCAGGCGGGCCGCGACTCGGCGACCCGGATGGGCGCGCTGCTGGCGAGGGTGCTGGAGCGCATCTAG
- a CDS encoding gamma-glutamylcyclotransferase, which produces MSLYAAYAGNLDARLMTRRAPHSPMRSTGWLNGWRLTFGGEQMGWEGALATVVEAPRSQVFVALYDLAPMDEDSMDRWEGVGLDIYRRMRIRVHTLDGEEPAWIYVLNGYEGGLPSARYLGEIADAAESAGAPHDYVMELRKRPC; this is translated from the coding sequence ATGTCGCTCTACGCCGCGTACGCCGGCAACCTCGACGCGCGGCTGATGACCCGCCGCGCCCCGCATTCCCCGATGCGCAGCACCGGCTGGCTCAACGGCTGGCGGCTGACCTTCGGCGGGGAGCAGATGGGCTGGGAGGGGGCGCTGGCCACCGTGGTGGAGGCGCCGCGCTCCCAGGTCTTCGTCGCGCTGTACGACCTGGCGCCGATGGACGAGGACTCCATGGACCGCTGGGAGGGCGTCGGCCTCGACATCTACCGCCGTATGCGCATCCGGGTGCACACCCTGGACGGCGAGGAGCCGGCCTGGATCTATGTGCTCAACGGGTACGAGGGCGGGCTGCCCTCGGCGCGCTATCTGGGCGAGATCGCCGACGCGGCCGAGTCCGCGGGCGCCCCGCACGACTACGTCATGGAACTGCGCAAGCGCCCCTGCTGA
- a CDS encoding NAD(P)H-quinone dehydrogenase: protein MTRIVIIGGGPGGYEAALVGAQLGAEVTVVDCDGLGGASVLTDCVPSKTLIATAEVMTTFDSSYEELGIIVADDTPHREQAARVVGVDLGKVNRRVKRLALAQSHDITASVTRAGARVMRGRGRLDGLQAADGSRQVVVTAADGTEERLTADAVLIATGGHPREIPDAQPDGERILNWTQVYDLDELPEELIVVGSGVTGAEFAGAYQALGSRVTLVSSRDRVLPGEDPDAAAVLEDVFRRRGMNVMARSRAQSAKRVGDRVEVTLADGRVITGSHCLMAVGAIPNTAGMGLEEAGVRLKESGHVLTDRVSRTSAPGVYAAGDVTGIFALASVAAMQGRIAMYHFLGDAVAPLNLKAVSANVFTDPEIATVGYSQADVDAGKIEARAVKLPLLRNPRAKMQGIRDGFVKIFCRPGTGIVVGGCVVAPRASELIHPISIAVDNNLTVEQIANAFTVYPSLSGSIAEVARQLHTRKLTDEG, encoded by the coding sequence GTGACCCGGATCGTGATCATCGGCGGCGGCCCCGGCGGCTACGAGGCGGCCCTGGTGGGCGCCCAGCTCGGCGCGGAGGTGACCGTCGTCGACTGCGACGGCCTCGGCGGAGCCTCGGTCCTCACCGACTGCGTGCCCTCGAAGACCCTGATCGCGACGGCCGAGGTGATGACCACCTTCGACTCCTCGTACGAGGAGCTGGGCATCATCGTCGCCGACGACACCCCGCACCGCGAGCAGGCCGCCCGGGTCGTCGGCGTGGACCTCGGCAAGGTCAACCGCCGGGTCAAGCGCCTCGCGCTCGCCCAGTCCCACGACATCACCGCCTCCGTCACCCGGGCCGGCGCCCGCGTGATGCGCGGCCGGGGCCGGCTCGACGGGCTCCAGGCCGCCGACGGCTCCCGCCAGGTCGTCGTCACTGCCGCCGACGGCACCGAGGAGCGGCTGACCGCCGACGCGGTGCTGATCGCGACCGGCGGTCACCCCCGGGAGATCCCGGACGCGCAGCCCGACGGCGAGCGCATCCTGAACTGGACCCAGGTCTACGACCTCGACGAGCTGCCCGAGGAGCTCATCGTCGTCGGATCCGGTGTCACCGGCGCCGAGTTCGCCGGTGCGTACCAGGCGCTCGGCTCGCGGGTCACCCTCGTCTCCTCCCGTGACCGGGTGCTGCCGGGTGAGGACCCGGACGCCGCCGCCGTCCTGGAGGACGTCTTCCGCCGCCGCGGGATGAACGTCATGGCCCGCTCCCGCGCCCAGTCCGCCAAGCGGGTCGGCGACCGGGTCGAGGTGACGCTCGCCGACGGCCGGGTCATCACCGGTTCGCACTGCCTGATGGCGGTCGGCGCGATCCCGAACACCGCGGGCATGGGCCTGGAGGAGGCCGGCGTACGGCTCAAGGAGTCCGGGCACGTCCTCACCGACCGGGTCTCGCGCACCAGCGCCCCCGGCGTCTACGCGGCCGGTGACGTCACCGGGATCTTCGCGCTGGCCTCGGTCGCCGCCATGCAGGGCCGCATCGCGATGTACCACTTCCTCGGCGACGCGGTCGCCCCGCTGAACCTCAAGGCCGTCTCCGCCAACGTCTTCACCGACCCGGAGATCGCCACCGTCGGCTACAGCCAGGCCGACGTCGACGCGGGCAAGATCGAGGCCCGGGCCGTCAAGCTGCCGCTGCTGCGCAACCCGCGCGCGAAGATGCAGGGCATCCGCGACGGCTTCGTCAAGATCTTCTGCCGTCCCGGTACGGGGATCGTGGTCGGCGGCTGTGTGGTCGCGCCGCGCGCCAGCGAGCTGATCCACCCGATCTCGATCGCGGTCGACAACAACCTGACGGTGGAACAGATCGCAAACGCCTTCACCGTGTACCCGTCCCTGTCCGGATCGATCGCCGAAGTGGCCCGGCAGTTGCACACCCGCAAGCTCACGGACGAGGGCTGA
- a CDS encoding DeoR/GlpR family DNA-binding transcription regulator, giving the protein MFAAERRQLILEMVRANGAVSLRELARVVQTSEVTVRRDVRALEAEGLLDRRHGGAVLPGGLTRESGFPQKSHLSTAEKTAIADLAAGLVGEGEAIVVGAGTTTQELARRLARVPGLTVVTNSLLVAQALAHANRVEVVMTGGTLRGSNYALVGSGAEQSLQGLRVSRAFLSGSGLTAERGLSTSNMLSASVDRALVHAAAEVVVLADHTKLGSDTMFQTVPTELITRLVTDEPPLHDERAAAELQSLADQGVEVTVAGPDTDAPGGDGPPPGRQPRRDMPLPGQRRTQNGGLGPQLRSASALADVPGERGARVADLRRR; this is encoded by the coding sequence GTGTTCGCTGCAGAACGTCGTCAATTGATCCTCGAAATGGTGCGCGCCAACGGGGCGGTATCGCTCCGTGAGCTCGCCCGCGTCGTCCAGACCTCCGAAGTGACCGTACGGCGGGACGTGCGGGCACTGGAGGCAGAAGGACTCCTCGACCGCCGGCACGGCGGTGCGGTCTTGCCGGGCGGTCTTACGCGGGAGTCCGGCTTTCCGCAGAAATCCCATCTCTCCACCGCGGAGAAGACCGCGATCGCCGACCTGGCCGCAGGCCTCGTCGGCGAGGGCGAGGCCATCGTGGTCGGCGCCGGTACGACCACGCAGGAGCTGGCCCGCCGGCTCGCGCGGGTCCCCGGTCTGACCGTCGTCACCAACTCCCTGCTGGTGGCACAGGCGTTGGCCCATGCCAACCGGGTCGAAGTCGTCATGACCGGCGGCACCCTGCGCGGGAGCAACTACGCGCTGGTGGGCAGCGGGGCCGAGCAGTCCCTCCAGGGGCTGCGGGTCTCCCGGGCCTTCCTCTCCGGGAGCGGCCTCACGGCGGAGCGTGGCCTGTCCACCTCCAACATGCTCTCGGCCAGTGTCGACCGCGCTCTCGTGCACGCCGCCGCGGAGGTGGTCGTCCTGGCGGACCACACCAAGCTCGGCTCGGACACCATGTTCCAGACGGTGCCCACCGAACTGATCACCCGCCTGGTGACCGACGAGCCCCCGCTCCACGACGAGCGGGCCGCCGCCGAGCTGCAGTCCCTGGCCGACCAGGGTGTGGAGGTCACGGTGGCGGGGCCGGACACGGACGCGCCGGGCGGGGACGGCCCCCCTCCGGGGCGCCAGCCCCGGCGGGACATGCCCCTGCCCGGCCAGCGGCGCACGCAGAACGGCGGCCTCGGCCCGCAGCTCCGCAGCGCTTCCGCCTTGGCGGACGTGCCGGGCGAGCGGGGAGCACGGGTGGCGGATCTGCGGCGGCGGTAG